CAGGAAAAAGAAGAAATTGAGCTTATCAAAAAACTTGCAGAGCTACCGGAAGAAGTTAAAATTTCTGCAGAAACCCTTGAACCAAGCAGGTTAACCCGTTATGTTATGGAAGTTTCCTCCTTGTTCCACAGTTTCTATAATGCTTGCAGAGTAAGAGGAGTGGAGGAGGATTTGATGAAAGCAAGGTTGGTTCTTGTGGAATGTACAAGAATTGTAATAAGGAACACATTAGATTTACTTAAAATAACTGCGCCTGAGAGAATGTAGGGAAGTGGCTCAATTTACTTCAAGAACTGTATGCTCCGAGCCTTAGAGCCTGTAAATTCACTTCGGGGCAAATCAAACTCACAAAATAACTATAAAAAGGAGATAAGGAAGTTATTTTGTTCAGACAGTGATTTGCCTTATCCTCAGTCGGATTAACAGGCTCTACAGTCTCTACGCATATGTTCTTTCAGTAAGTGAGCCACTTTCGAAGTAAAAAGGAATGCCGCAAGTTACGGATTTTTCTTGCCTTATACATCAACAATCCGTAAGCTTTGTTCATAGGTTATGCATGCAAATCAAAAATTCTGGAGTTAGTATGGAGGGAAAATCAAACTCACCTCTGGGGTTTTCTTTTTATCTTGTTCTTTTGGGGACGCAGGGTTATATCATTTACTACCATGTTTTTTCCTGAGCAAAGAACATATTCTACAGCATCGGCTATTTGATCAGCCAGTAAAACAGCCTCTTCTTCATCTTCATATGTAAAATCCAGATGATCGTAAAAACTGGTTTTTGTCATATCAGGGTGAATAGTTGTAACTTTAACGCCATATTTTCTTACCTCTTCAAAAAGGCTGTTAAAAAAATGGGAAAGCCCGGCTTTGGTAGCGGCATAAGCACAGCCATGGGCGCTTACTTTTTTTGCTGTAACTGATGAAATAGCAATAATAGTACCCTGGCTCTTTTTTAGAGCGCGAAGCAGCAGCCGGCACAGTATTAAAGGTACCTCGAGGTTTGTGCGCACCATAGTTTGTATACATTTTACCGGTATTTGCTCATGAGGGCCGAAATATCCTACTCCGGCGTTATTGACCAGGAGATTAATCTCCGGCTCTTTTTTCTCAATAGACATAATTACTTCTGTAAGTTTATTTATATCTTGTACATCACATTGAACAGATATGAAATTCTCATGGGAAAAACCAGTATTTTCCCAGAAACGGGCCAACCCATACACTTTATAGCCCAAGCCAAGCAACCTTTTGGCCAAAGCCAGCCCTATACCCCGGGAAGCTCCGGTTAACACTGCAGTTTTCATAGGACAAATACCTTCTTTTCATTTATATATTTTGTTATAATTTCAAGATGCTGTTTTTTAATTCTTTCCGCGACAGACTCAGGGTAGGATATTATATTGTCTTTTAAGCAATATTCCTCTGCATAAAGAAGGGAAGTGCTCCTGATTTTTTCGATTCTTTGAAAAAAATCCCTTGGCATACGGAAAAAACCATAACTAACATCCACCAGGCAGTCAGGGTCAATTTGAGAAAAAATATAGTGAAAAAAGGTTTTATATGCTTGATCCATTTCGGGTATAGCAAATACAGGATCAAAGCAAAGTCTGACCTTGAATCCCTTTGACAGAGCTGTTTTAATAGCTTTAACCCTTGCTTCCAATAAAGGCGTATGCCGTTCATACTTCTTAATTATTTCATCTGGAGCAAGGGTAAAGGCCATTATTATATTTTCCAGGGGATGATAATTATTATAAAAGGATTGGTTAGCACTCTTAGTGCGGACCTCCACCAGTATATCCGGATGTTGTGCAAAAAAATCATAAAAATATTCCAGATAGGGAATGATATTATGAAAAGCTATAAGGTCAGTATCGTAAGATATTGCCAGAAGTATTTTTCTTCCTTGAAATATTTCCTCCATACTTCTCATATAATCTTCTGTATTTACAAAAGCCACTATATTTGCTGATTGATACATGCCCTGTAAAAAGCAGTATTCGCAGTCAAACAAACAATTAAGAAGGAAAGAGGTATAATAAAAATTTGTATAACCGAAATTCTGGCAAATCTCGGGACCTTCATACAGGAGCTGACCATCTCTGACTGCAAGAATCAGGGACATAGACTGCTTTTGAACAGCAAAATGCTGTTTTGGACGGTTAAAGATATCCTTGTAATGGTTGATGGTAACCACCGGAATGTCTTTAAACTTTTGAAGCAGTTGACGGGTAATGGGGTAATTATAAGCCTTTTCTTCTACATATAATGTTTTAAACATTACCTTCCTTGCTCCTTTTAAAAATGTCTTCTAATAGTTTCTTTCCTTCTAATTTGGAACTGGCCTTTATTTTTATATAGGACTGTAGAAAGTGTACCGGTTCAATTCCTTTTAATTTTAAAATCTTCATTACTTTTAGAAATTTCTGTTTCATTGCTTCTGAAAAACGAAAATTCACAAAAATAACATCAAATACTTCTTTCTCTTCTTCAGAAAATGAAAATACATCTATACTGCTATTTAGCTCCTTAAGTTCATGTATGATGCTTTCAACCTGTGTCATACGTTTGCTTACAAAGCTTTTTAAAAGTTTTTTATCAAGGTCATCCGGTTCCAAATGGTCAGATATTATTTTCAACACCACTATATTATGTGCGTAAACAAACCTTGAGGCAGCTTCCATAAATCCTGCCGATTCCATATCGCAAAAGAAGGGCTTTTCATTATTACCTTCACTATTATTCACTTCATCATTATTTCTTTCATTAATGGTTACTTCATCAAAATTACTTTTTCTAATATACTCTTGATTACTTTTGCTAATATACTTTTCTCTAACAACTTTTGAGTAGCACCATAAATTTACTCTGGGAATATTCTGACTGTATAGCACATCAGGATAGTAATCTTTATTGCTGTCTGCATCTGTGATTTTATTAACCAAAAGCAATGTACCTGCAGCATAATTACTGCCGTATGCACCACAAAATCCTATATTTATCAGTATATCTTTTTCAGTTGTTCCACAGTGAGAGCAAATATATGCAGTGGCAGCTGAACTTTTTAATTTCCCCACTCCGCTTACAATCAAGGCCATATCAGTATTTTTATAAACAGTGAATGCACGGACGTTCATATCCTTTTTTAAGTTAAAATAATCGATTATGGGAGCGGCTTCCACCATCAGCGCCACTACAAATAGTACCATTTACAGCAATACACCAGCCTTTTCACACTTTAGCATTCCAGTATATACAGATTAAATCAAATCATATTTTAGATTGTATCAAAACATATTTTCAGATTCAATTTCTATTCTGCCCTTTGGCTTGCGGTGAAAGATATCATACAGAGCCGGCACTACAAGGAGCGTAAGCACAGTAGCATAGGTTAGCCCACCAATTGTCACTACAGCCAGAGGCTGGACCATTTCTGCGCCGCTACCAAAGCCTAAGGCCATTGTAACCATGGCCAGAATGGTTGTAAGTGCAGTCAGAAGAATGGGGCGCAGACGTGTAACGCCGGCTTTTACCAGGGCTTCCTTCTGGTTCATACCTTCTTCCAGCAACTGTTCTACATAACTTATAAATACAATGCCATTATTCACAACTACACCTGCAAGTATCAAGAATCCCAGCATAGATATGACAGACAGTTCCATATTGCATGCCCAAAGCAGCAGCAGACCTCCTGTAAATGCCAGGGGCATTGTAAATAATATGATAAAAGGTGACAAGAGGCTTTGGAACTGTGCGACCATAATAAGGTAGATAAAGATAACAGCCAGTATAATCATAAGGACAAGGTCCCGCATAGCCTCTTTAATCATTTTATTTTCACCTGAAATACTGATGTCATAGCCTTCAGGCACATCATAATCAGCCAGTTTCTTTTCAAATTCGCGGCTTACCAGTCCTATATTGTAGCCGTCAGCAATTTCTGCAGTGACAGTCATATATCTGGCCTGGTTTTCCCTCCTGATTGCCCTGAGGCTGTCAGCCTCTATAATCTGGGCGATATCTCCTAGCCTGACCTGTTTTTCTTTCCCATCCTTTTGTTTTACAGTAAAGGTATAATCTGCAAGGTTTTCTTGTGTTATACCTCCCTGATCACTCTTAACCAGCAATACCGGGTAGTTTTTATTTCCTTCAGCAAGAATGGTAGCTTGGGTTTCAGTTTTAAGGGCTGAGCTGATTTCACTGTATATTTGAGCTACAGTTAGTCCTTCTCTCATTGCCTTGTCTTTATCAACCTGGA
Above is a window of Clostridiaceae bacterium DNA encoding:
- a CDS encoding SDR family oxidoreductase, with translation MKTAVLTGASRGIGLALAKRLLGLGYKVYGLARFWENTGFSHENFISVQCDVQDINKLTEVIMSIEKKEPEINLLVNNAGVGYFGPHEQIPVKCIQTMVRTNLEVPLILCRLLLRALKKSQGTIIAISSVTAKKVSAHGCAYAATKAGLSHFFNSLFEEVRKYGVKVTTIHPDMTKTSFYDHLDFTYEDEEEAVLLADQIADAVEYVLCSGKNMVVNDITLRPQKNKIKRKPQR
- a CDS encoding DNA photolyase, which translates into the protein MFKTLYVEEKAYNYPITRQLLQKFKDIPVVTINHYKDIFNRPKQHFAVQKQSMSLILAVRDGQLLYEGPEICQNFGYTNFYYTSFLLNCLFDCEYCFLQGMYQSANIVAFVNTEDYMRSMEEIFQGRKILLAISYDTDLIAFHNIIPYLEYFYDFFAQHPDILVEVRTKSANQSFYNNYHPLENIIMAFTLAPDEIIKKYERHTPLLEARVKAIKTALSKGFKVRLCFDPVFAIPEMDQAYKTFFHYIFSQIDPDCLVDVSYGFFRMPRDFFQRIEKIRSTSLLYAEEYCLKDNIISYPESVAERIKKQHLEIITKYINEKKVFVL
- a CDS encoding nucleoside phosphorylase; protein product: MVLFVVALMVEAAPIIDYFNLKKDMNVRAFTVYKNTDMALIVSGVGKLKSSAATAYICSHCGTTEKDILINIGFCGAYGSNYAAGTLLLVNKITDADSNKDYYPDVLYSQNIPRVNLWCYSKVVREKYISKSNQEYIRKSNFDEVTINERNNDEVNNSEGNNEKPFFCDMESAGFMEAASRFVYAHNIVVLKIISDHLEPDDLDKKLLKSFVSKRMTQVESIIHELKELNSSIDVFSFSEEEKEVFDVIFVNFRFSEAMKQKFLKVMKILKLKGIEPVHFLQSYIKIKASSKLEGKKLLEDIFKRSKEGNV